CCACCGCGTACTCGCGTCCGCGATAGAACTCCGTGTGTCCCTTCTGCCGCCCATGTCCACGCGCCTCGAAGATCGTGATTCCCGAGACCCCAGCCTCAACCAGCGCTTCCTTCACCGCATCCAGCTTTGACGGCTGAATCACCGCCTCAATCTTCTGCATCTCAGCTTCGCCTTTCTCTACTCTCTACCCTCTATCCTCTACACTCTGCCTCTAAGCGGCTTCCCAGTCGTAGCCCTCTTCTCCGTGCTGCGACAGATCCAGCCCCTCGCGTTCAGCATCTTCGCTGACCCGCAGGCCAATCAGCTTATCAACTATGAACAGAATGACCAGCGTGCCCACAATTGACAATCCCCAGGCAATCGCAACGCCAATAGCCTGATTCAGCAACTGTCTCGCATTTCCCGCAAAAAGTCCGTTAATATGCACGGTCGGATTGATGAACGCCCGCGCAAACAGCCCCGTCAGCAGCGCCCCCATCGTCCCGCCCGCTCCATGCACACCAAATGCATCCAGCGAGTCATCGTAGCCGAAGATGTTCTTCACCTTTACCACCATCCAGAAGCAGAACACCCCCGCAATCAGTCCGATCCACAGCGCGCCCATTGGCGTCACAAAGCCCGAAGCCGGCGTAATCGCGACCAGCCCGGCCACCGCGCCCGAGATCCCGCCCAGTGCGCTCGGCTTGCCATTGCGAATCCACTCTGCCGCCAGCCACCCGATCGCCGCCGCCGCGGCGCCAAAGTGCGTATTCACGAACGCACTCGTCGCCAAACTGCTCGCCGCCAGCGCCGACCCTGCATTGAACCCAAACCATCCCACCCACAGCAAACACGCGCCGATAAAGCTCAGCACCACCGAGTGCGGCGGCATCGGCCGCTGCGGATACCCCAGTCGCTTGCCCAAGTAGATCGCGGTCACCAGCGCGCTCACACCGCTCGTCACATGCACCACCGTTCCACCCGCGAAGTCCAGGCACGGAATCTTGCCGCCTGTTGCGTTCAGGAACCCGCCCGCGCCCCAAACCATGTGCGCCATTGGGCTGTACACAATGACTGCCCACAGCACCATGAACACCAGCATCGCCGAAAACTTCATCCGCTCCGCAAACGCGCCCGTAATCAGCGCCGGCGTGATGATGGCAAACATCAGCTGGTACACCATGAAGGTCTGCTCCGGAATCGTCGCCGCATAGCTCGGATTCGGCGCCAGCCCCACGCCCCTCAGAAACACGTGCTGAAATCCGCCGATAAATGCATTCCCTGTGCCGAACGCCAGCGAGTACTCCACAAACGCCCAAAGCACCGTCACAACCGCCATCATCGCGAACGTCTGCATCATCGTTCCGAGTACGTTCTTCTTCCGCACCAGTCCGCCGTAGAACAGCGCCAGCCCCGGCCCGCTCATCATCAGCACCAGCGCCGCGCTCACCAGCATCCAGGCGTTGTCGCCGGCCGACTGCGCCTGCGCAATCGCCGCCGTGTTCGCCGCCGCACTCTTCTCCAGCGCCGCAATCCGGTCCGTCGAAGCCGTCGCATTCGTCTGCGCAAAACACGCGCCCGCACTCAGGAGCACGCCTAGCAGCATTCCCGCTACCGCCACCATCATCACAAACCGCTTCCGCCCGAATGCTGCAAACCAGCGCATGCTCTCCTACCCCTCCAGCCAACGTGTGCAGATACACCTCAGGCCCGGCGCCCGAAGGCACAGCCCGATTCAAAATAGCCCCGCCACGTCGCGGTGGCCGAACCCTCACTTGTTATCCAATTGGCTCTACTTTACAACGCATTTACTCGTGCTCCAACACTTGTAAACTCGCTCTATGAGCGAACGCCCCATCCACATCGCCTGGAGCTCCATCCCACCCGAGCAGCTCAACCCTCTTCTCTCGCGCCAGTTCGTCACCGGCTCCCAGGCCATGCTCTCGCGCATTCAGCTCGCCAAAGGCTGCATCGTCCCGCGCCACGTCCACGCCAACGAGCAGATCGCCTTCATCCTCTCCGGCGCGCTCCGCTTCTCGCTCGGCGACGAATCCTCCGCGGAAGACATCATCGTCCGCGCCGGCGAAGTCCTCGTCATCCCTGGCAACATTCCGCACCTCGCCGAGGCCCTCGAAGACACCGACAACCTCGACATCTTCGCCCCGCCCCGCCAGGACTGGATCTCCGGCAACGACGCCTACCTCCGCAGCAAATAGTGCCTTTCCTAACTCCTCACCCCAACTCGCTAACTCAGGAATCTATGTCCGACCGCATCCTCGTCCTCGGAGCCTCCGGCCAGCTCGGCGCCGCGCTCTGCCGCCAGCTCGGCCCCTCTGCCATCCCCGCCGCGCGCCGTCCTGCCTCGCCCAACTGGATCACCCTCGACCTCAACACCCTCGTCGAATCCCCTGACGAACTGGTCTCTACCCAAAAACTCACCGCCATCATCTGCTCCGCCGGCGCCACCGACGTCGAGCGCTGCGAGTCTGACCACGCCTGGGCCGACGCCGCCAACCACCTCGGCCCGCTCGCCCTCGCCCGCGCCGCCGCGCACGCCAGGATTCCCTTCGTCTTCTACTCCACCGATTACGTCTTCCCCGGCACGCCCGAAAATCCCGGCCCCTACACCGAAGACGCCCCCACGCACCCGCTTTCCGTCTACGGCGGCACCAAGCGCGAGGGCGAAGTCGAAATCCTCAAAGAAAACCCCGCCGCCCTCGTCCTCCGCACCACCACCGTCTACGGCCCCGATCCCCAGGGCAAAAACTTCCTCTACACCCTCCGCCGCCTCCTCACCTCCGGCCAAACCATGCGCGTCCCCACCGACCAGCTCGCCACGCCCACCTACAACGAGGACCTCGCCACCGCCACGCTCGCCCTCCTTCGCGGCGGTTACACCGGCCTCTTCCACGCCGCCGGCCCCGAGATGCTCGCGCGCATCGACTTCGCCCGCCTCGCCTGCCGAATCCTCTCGCTCGACGCCTCGCTCCTCATCCCCCTCACCACGCCGGAGCTCAACCAGCGTGCCGCCCGCCCCCTAATCGCCGGCCTCGACTCCACCCTCCTCACCACCACCCTCGGCCGCCAGTTCTTCCGCACCCCGGAGCAGGGCATCCTTGATTGGAAATCAGCCTTGGCAAACGACCCTCCAGCCCTGAAACCCTAGAGACGCAAGCGATTACCTAAGTTTTCTTGGCACGACGCTCGCCAGTCGATAGGCTGGCGCGCGATGCATTCCTCAAGGGAATCCAACCGCATCCGCACGCTGGATGGCTGGCGAGGTATCGCCATCCTGTTGGTTGTCGCCGGACACGCGGCCTTTTCCACCCGGTTCGAGAATCTCTTCCTCGCCCACCAGGCCTGGACTGCCGTCGACATTTTCTTCGTCATCAGCGGCTACATCATCACCGCCGGCCTTTTGCTGGAGGGTGCCGAACTCAACCTGCCCGCCTTCTACGCCCGCCGCGCCCTCCGAATTCTCCCGCCCGTCATTCTGTACCTCGCACTCGTTGCACTCTTCGCAGCCATCGGGCTCATCAACGATGTAACCCCGTCCGATCTGGCAGGCTCGCTCTTCTTTTTTCGCAACTACCAGATCGCGCATCACCCCACCGGCGTCTACACCGGACATTTCTGGTCGCTTGCCATCGAAGAGCACTTCTATCTGCTGTGGCCCGCCCTGCTTGCTTTCTTTCGCTCGCGCCGAGCCCTGTATGTCGCCGCAACCGGCGCCATCTTGTGCGCACTGTGGCGGCATCACTGCATCGCGACCGCCGACCCCGTCAGATCGCTCTACTTCGTTGTCATCCGAACCGACTGTCGCCTCGACGGCCTTCTCATCGGCTGCTGCCTGGCCATTCTCACCAGCGACCCATCCGTCCAATCATGGATTCGCCGCAACGTCCCCAAAGAAACCCCTCTCCTCTGCGGATTTCCCGCCATCCTGCTCCTCAGTGCATACTCCGGCCTGCCCTCCATCTGGTTCTATCTGCTCGTCGCCATCGCTATCGGCTCCACGCTCTTCGTGCACGAGGGCCTTGTCTACAAGTGGCTGAACCTCCCGGCTCTCGCCTGGATCGGCCGTATCTCCTACGGCGTCTATGTCTATCAGGAAATCTTCCTGATGCATCCGCTGCACGCCCAGCACCTTCCACGCTGGCAGATCTTCCCACTCAACCTCGTCCTGCTATTTCTTCTCGCAACCGCCTCGTACTACTTCCTTGAGCGGCCTATCTCGCGAATCGCGCACCGACGCTTCGCCGCCTCGCGCCCCAACGCAGCTTTAGTAACTGTTCGAGACCAGGGAATTACGTATTCTGAGCTTTCAAATCCGCCACTGCTCGATTAAGCTGACGCAAACCCTCCGTTGGATTTGCGATGTCCTCTATGATCGCGCCCGAGCACCATCGCGAAGATCCAGCACTGAGGGGCAAGGAGCGAACACTGTGGCATCTCAGGCCTGCAGTCCTCCAATTCAGCCAGTTCAAACGGGCAATCGGCTCGGCGTCGCCGCACTAGCATTGGCTATTGGAGCACTCGCGGCAATCGGCGTCTTTCTCCTACCGTTCTCGTTTCCTCCCTCGCATCCCAGCTTGTCCGCCGCATATACCGCCGGTTTTAACAATAGAGTCGCTGCCGTAGCAGCAGTTCTTGTCGGAGTTCTAAGCTTCGCCCTGGCATGGAAATTCGACCTGTTTCCCAGCCGCGCTGAAGATCCCGATCGAGAATCAACGCCGAAATGGGTAGTTATAAGTTGCGTGGCAGCCTCCGCCGCGTTCACAGTCGCGGTCGGCTACCTTCTTTGTAAGGTTGAGCTGGCATCAGTCGACAACCGATTATTTCTGGAATGCATGGATGATGTAGCCAGATATCATCAGCGTCTCTATGGAGATTTCTCTTTCGTTTATGGGCCGCTACCCCTGTATTTCCCGTTGTTTGTGTATTGGCTCTTGCGGCCCGTTCACATCGGGATAGAAGGCTCCTACTACGTTGCCTTGACGGCTACACACGTCTTTGGCCTGGT
This Acidobacteriaceae bacterium DNA region includes the following protein-coding sequences:
- a CDS encoding ammonium transporter, which translates into the protein MMVAVAGMLLGVLLSAGACFAQTNATASTDRIAALEKSAAANTAAIAQAQSAGDNAWMLVSAALVLMMSGPGLALFYGGLVRKKNVLGTMMQTFAMMAVVTVLWAFVEYSLAFGTGNAFIGGFQHVFLRGVGLAPNPSYAATIPEQTFMVYQLMFAIITPALITGAFAERMKFSAMLVFMVLWAVIVYSPMAHMVWGAGGFLNATGGKIPCLDFAGGTVVHVTSGVSALVTAIYLGKRLGYPQRPMPPHSVVLSFIGACLLWVGWFGFNAGSALAASSLATSAFVNTHFGAAAAAIGWLAAEWIRNGKPSALGGISGAVAGLVAITPASGFVTPMGALWIGLIAGVFCFWMVVKVKNIFGYDDSLDAFGVHGAGGTMGALLTGLFARAFINPTVHINGLFAGNARQLLNQAIGVAIAWGLSIVGTLVILFIVDKLIGLRVSEDAEREGLDLSQHGEEGYDWEAA
- a CDS encoding cupin domain-containing protein codes for the protein MSERPIHIAWSSIPPEQLNPLLSRQFVTGSQAMLSRIQLAKGCIVPRHVHANEQIAFILSGALRFSLGDESSAEDIIVRAGEVLVIPGNIPHLAEALEDTDNLDIFAPPRQDWISGNDAYLRSK
- a CDS encoding SDR family oxidoreductase translates to MSDRILVLGASGQLGAALCRQLGPSAIPAARRPASPNWITLDLNTLVESPDELVSTQKLTAIICSAGATDVERCESDHAWADAANHLGPLALARAAAHARIPFVFYSTDYVFPGTPENPGPYTEDAPTHPLSVYGGTKREGEVEILKENPAALVLRTTTVYGPDPQGKNFLYTLRRLLTSGQTMRVPTDQLATPTYNEDLATATLALLRGGYTGLFHAAGPEMLARIDFARLACRILSLDASLLIPLTTPELNQRAARPLIAGLDSTLLTTTLGRQFFRTPEQGILDWKSALANDPPALKP
- a CDS encoding acyltransferase, with product MHSSRESNRIRTLDGWRGIAILLVVAGHAAFSTRFENLFLAHQAWTAVDIFFVISGYIITAGLLLEGAELNLPAFYARRALRILPPVILYLALVALFAAIGLINDVTPSDLAGSLFFFRNYQIAHHPTGVYTGHFWSLAIEEHFYLLWPALLAFFRSRRALYVAATGAILCALWRHHCIATADPVRSLYFVVIRTDCRLDGLLIGCCLAILTSDPSVQSWIRRNVPKETPLLCGFPAILLLSAYSGLPSIWFYLLVAIAIGSTLFVHEGLVYKWLNLPALAWIGRISYGVYVYQEIFLMHPLHAQHLPRWQIFPLNLVLLFLLATASYYFLERPISRIAHRRFAASRPNAALVTVRDQGITYSELSNPPLLD